CGCGGCCAGCGAAGAATCCTCTGCCGCCAGCGAACAACAGTCGGCCGCCATGGAGCGTATGGCTCTTTCCGCCCAGGGTCTCAATGCCCTGGCTGAAGAACTGCAGGAGCGGGTCAGTCGGTTTCACCTTGGAACCCTGCGGAACCCCTGATGGCGCGTACTTTGTTGCTGGCTTCGGGCCGGTCGTTGTTCGGACTTGATATCCGGGATGTTCGCGAGGTTCTCAAGGGCGAGCCTGTGCATCAGGTGCCGTTGGCACCGGCCGGTCTGCTGGGGGCCATCAATGTGCACGATACGGTGGTGCCGGTCATTGATTTTGGCCGTCTGCTCGGTAGGGACCATGCGCCGGTGGATCAGGTTGTGGTCCTGGAATCTCACCCGTTAGCGCTGGCGGTAACCGCGGTGCATGGTCTGTGTACCCCTGTGTTATGTCTGCCCGGTGGGATTGTGCATCCTTGGGTTCACGAGGTGTTCATCAGTAGCCGCGGCATCGCCGGTTTGATCGATGCCGTCGTTTTGCAGCAGACGCTGCAGCGGTGGCTGACACCGGCTGGATGTATGACATCAGCCTCTCGGCCGGATCGGATCTGAGGGTGAATCAACACCAGTATCTGCAAATTTTTCTGGACGAATCCCGCGAGCATCTCCTCGGCATGCAGCACTGGCTGGAGGTGTTGGCCGAACAACCGCAGAACCGCCAGGGTCTGGATGCCTTGTTCCGGTCGGTGCATTCCATCAAGGGCATGGCTGCCAGCATGGGATTTCGCCGTTTGGCGGCCATGGCCCATGCCATGGAAGACGGGCTGGACAGATTACGGCGTAGCGGCCGACTGCCGGCTGAAGCGGTGACACAGTTACAACAGGGCGTTGACGACCTGGAACAGAGGCTTGCCGATGTGGTGGCGGGGCGGCCGGAAAGGGACGATACCGATCAGGTTGTCCCCTCTCAAGAATGTCTGCAGCATCTGTGTATCCGCATGCCGGAGGCGGCGGTTTCGCGCTGGCTGTTACTGATAAACGAATTGATGCGACTCGGAACCCTGCAAAATTGCAGGCCCGAACCGGACACGATTGCCGAAGGCACATTGCCGGAGGTACTGGAGCTCGATCTGCTTTGCAGTTGCACGGTCGAGGAGATCGCCCAGCGTTGCCGACAGGTTTCTCCTGGGATCGATGTGCAGGGGATATGCGCATCCGGCCCGGCTCCGGATATGCCGGTGCACCACGGTGTCGGTCAGGCCACGGTGCGGGTTTCCACCCGTTTGCTGGATCGTTTTGTCGGGTTGACCGGGGAACTGTTGACGGCACGCCATCGGTTGCAGGAATCTCTGCAGAAAGGCCAAGCGCAGGAGATTGAAGACAGCGCTCTGCTCCTTGATCGGTTGCTTGCCGATCTGCGTCACCAGGTCCTTGATGCCCGTATGGTGCCTTTGGAGGCGGTCACAGCCACATTGCCGAGGCTGGTCAGGGAGTTGTGCCGAAAAACAGGCAAAGATATCCAGTTGAAGTTGGATGGAACCGAAGTTCACCTCGATCGCGCCATACTCGAGGCCTTGTCCGACCCTTTGCAGCACATGGTGCGCAATGCCGTGGATCACGGAATCGAAGATCGCGGGACCATTACCATTTCAGCTCAGCGCGATCGCGATCGGGTGACTCTCGATGTTCGTGACGACGGTCGGGGGCTGGATCGCGAGCGGCTCGCAGCCCGCGCGCGGGATATGGGGTTTTGCGAAGCAGGGCAGGCTGCCGGCATGAGCGATGCCGCGTTACTGCAGCTTATCTGCCAGCCCGGTTTTACCACCGCTTCGCGCCTGACGGAGATTTCCGGTCGGGGCATCGGTATGGATGTGGTGCGGCATACGATCGACAAGCTTGGCGGTTCGCTGCAACTTGTTTCGGAACCGGACCAGGGCGTCTGTTTTCGATTCATCCTGCCCCTGACGGTATCCATTGTTCCGGTGTTGCTGGTAGAAGCCGGCGGGCAGACGGTCGCTTTGCCTGTCATGTGGATCGAGCAGACCCTGGACATTCCGGCGCGGCAATTGGTCGCGGCCGGCGGTGATCATGTCGCCGAACTTGAAGATCGCAGGCTGCCGGTATATTTTTTATCCAACCTGCTGGGGCGGCCTACAGCCGGCCAGGGGACGGGCTCCAGCATCGTCTGCGAGCTGCGTGGCGGAGAAGCCGGCCTGGTGGTGGACGCGGTTGCCGGGCAGCAGGACGTATTCGTCAAACCCCTGTCTTTTCCATTGAACCATATCCAAGGCTTGAGCGGTGCCACCATCCTCGGCGATGGCCGAATCATCTTTCTGCTCGATCCTTGTGCGCTGCTGTTGAGCTATCGGTCGCAAGCGACCAAAGGAGATATGCTGTGACAAAACCCGCAATGCTGCACGTTTTTTGTCTGCTGCTGCTGGCGGCCTGGGTGTGCCCGGCCGTTCATGCTGAATCGGCTCGTCTGGAGACGGTAACGGCGGCTCTGCAGGCACCTTTTCAAAATCAGACAAAGCACAATCGGATACGGGATTTTCAGGCCGATTTCACTCAGGAAGCTTATCTGGGTTCTTTGGACCAGGTCCAGACCGCCAGTGGTCGGGTCATCGTGCGCTTGGCTCCGTGTCAAGGCTCCTCCGCCTGGTTTCGTTGGGAATACCTGCTCCCCGATCCCCAGTTGATCGTGTCGGACGGTAGCACGGTGTGGGTCTATATGCCGGAAAACCGCCAGGTGATGGAATCGCCCATGCCTGCCGAGGGTAAGGCCGGCACGGACAACCCCCTGGCCTTCCTTACCGACCTTGGCAATCTTAACCGGCAGTTTGCCGTTACCTGGGGGGAGCCCCGCCAGAGTCCCGAGGGGCATTACCGCCTGCTGCTGCGACCGCTGCAGCCTTCCGCCTATCTTGAGCAACTGCTGCTCGAGGTGGACAAGGCGGTGGTGGACGGCCAGACCGGCTATCCGTTGCGCGCGGCCACTCTTTTCGGAAGCGGCGGCAACCGTACGACCATACGTTTCAGCACGCCGCTTCTCAATCAGAACCCGGAGCGCGCTCTGTTTCATTTCACGCCGCCGGCCGGCACCGAAGTTCTGCGTCCCGAACAGGGGGCTTTCGGGCAGTGAGTCTGGGCTAACGAGCGGCCCTCAACGGCGGCCGACGGTTGCCAGGGTGGGGGGCAATCTCCGGGTCGGGCAGGAAAAGCATTCCCTGTTTGCCTGCCCTATGGTATAAGCCATTGATCAATCTGGAAAATTTTGCTGGAAGGGGTATGCTATGCCAAGTTTCGATATTGTGTCCAAAGTCGACATGCAGGAAATCGACAATGCCGTCAATCAGGCCTTGAAGGAGATTCTCCAGCGTTACGATTTCAAGGGGACGCACAACGAGATCAAGCTGGAAAACGAGGCCATCGTTTTGCTCGGGGCCGACGATTACAAGTTGGATGCCGTGATTGACGTGCTTAAAGGGAAGCTGGCCAAACGCAATGTTTCTCCTAAATGTCTCGATTTCGGCAAAAAAGAACCCGCTTCCGGCACCGCGGTACGCCAGAGGGTGGCGATCGTGCAGGGGATTTCCAAGGAAAAGGGCAAGGAAATCTGCAAGCTCATAAAGAACAGTAAACTCAAGGTCCAGGCCCAGATCATGGACGACCAGGTTCGCGTTTCGGGCAAAAAAATCGATGACCTGCAGAGCGTTATACAGCTTCTCAAGGGTCAGGACGTAGGTATCGAACTGCAGTTTATCAACATGCGCTCCTGATACCGGGTGACCGTACAGGACGTGAAGGAATCAGACTCCGTGGAAAAACGCAAAGTCAGTATGATCAGCCTGGGCTGCGCCAAAAATCTGGTGGATGCCGAGGTGATGTTGGGGTATCTGCCCCAGGATCGGTTTGAAATTACCACCGATGAGGCTCAGGCGGATATCATTATCGTCAATACCTGTGGTTTCATCAGCGACGCCAAAGAGGAATCGGTGGAAACCCTTCTCGAGGCCATCGAATATAAAAAATCCGGCAACTGTACCTTGCTGGTGGTGACTGGTTGCCTGTCCCAGCGTTATGCGGAAGATATGGCCAAGGAACTGCCGGAGGTCGATATTCTGCTCGGCACCGGTGATGTGCCGCGCATCCTGGAACTCATTGAAGCCCACGACCGTGGCGAAGATGTTCGCCAGTCGGTGGGCTTGCCGCAGTATCTTTACGATCACACCACTCCGCGAGTCGCTTCTTCGCCGTTTTATTCGACCTATGTGAAAATCGCCGAGGGCTGCAACAATCTCTGCTCCTACTGTATCATTCCGCAGCTGCGCGGGCCGCTGCGCTCCCGTTCCATCGCATCGGTGGTGGCCGAAGTGGAACGCCTGGTGGCGGCAGGGGCGCAGGAAGTCAATCTTATCGCTCAGGACATCACGGCTTTCGGTGCCGACCGCCACGACGGGGCCAGCCTGGAGGGGCTGCTACGCGAGCTGGTCAAGATTTCCGAGCTGCGCTGGCTGCGCCTGCTGTACGCCTATCCCGACGGTATCAGCGATGAACTGATCGAGCTGGTGGCGACCGAGGAAAAGATCTGCAGTTATTTCGATGTGCCCCTGCAGCATATCGATGATCGGGTGCTGGCGCGCATGAATCGGCGGGTCGGGGAAGATACCATTCGTGATCTTATCCATCGCATGCGTCAGCGGATTCCCGATTTGACGCTGCGGACTTCGTTTATCGTCGGTTTTCCCGGCGAAACGGATGCGGAATTCGCCAAGTTGCTGGCGTTTGTCGAGGAGGGCCATTTCGACCGGGTTGGCGTGTTCCGCTACTCCCGCGAAGAAGATACGCCGGCGGCAAGCTTGCCCGACCAAGTGCCCGAAGGGGTCAAAAAAAGCCGCTACAACAAACTGATGAAGGCCCAGCAGCGGGTTTCTTTCCGCCGCAACCGGGCCCTGATCGGACGTGTTGAGCCGGTGCTGGTCGAAGGCTACAGCGAAGAGACCGAGCTGCTTCTCAGCGGGCGCAGTATTCGCCAGGCCCCCGATGTCGACGGGCAGGTTTACATCACCGCCGGTCAGGCCGATGTCGGACAGATCGTACCGTTGCGTATTACCGATTCGTCGGAATACGATCTTATCGGTGAAATCGTCGACGAGTCCGACGAGTAACCCCCTTCCCATAACCCTGTTTCCTCTGTTGCGGAGGTGGTTCCGTGTCTCGCTATCGTCTGCTGGCCATCGTTCTGTTGTGGTTCGGCGTCGCTGCAGCCTTCTGGCATGTGTTGCAGGACCGGGAGCAACCTTTGATCCGCACCCGGCTGTTGCTCGGCACCGTGGTGGAAATCACCGTTTACGACCCGCATCCGCAACGCTACATTGAAGATGTGGAGGCGGCTTTTGCCGAAATGGCCAGTTTGCAGGCACTGACCGATGGTTCCCGCCGCGACAGCGATGTGGCTCATTTGTCAGAGTCTGTGGGGGCTGTCAAGGTGGCGCCTGAAACGCTGGATATTCTTGCCGAAGGGGTGCAGGTGGGCCAAGCCAGCGGCGGTGCTTTCGACATGACGCTGGGACGTCTCAAGGCCCTCTGGGGGTTCGGATCGGCGCATCCCCGGCGGCCGTCTGCGGAGGAAATCCGTGCGGCACTGGTCGGTACCGGTCCCGGCATGCTGGTGGTGGACAAAGGCGAGGTGGTCAAACGGTCCGATGCCCGGATCGATTTAGGCGGCATAGCCAAAGGTTATATCATCGATCGTGCCGTTGCCGTGCTGGAGCAGGCCGGGGTTCAATGCGCCGCGGTCAACGCCGGCGGCGATCTGCGCCTCATCGGCCGGCGTGCCGGCCCCTGGCGGATTGGCATTCGTCATCCCCGCCAGGCCGATGCCCTGCTGGCCACCCTGGTTCTGCCCGAACCGATGGCGATCGTTACTTCCGGCGATTACGAGCGGTTTTTCGAGCAAAACGGCAAGCGCTACCATCATCTTTTCGACCCGGACACCGGTCTGCCTGCAGAACGTTGCCAGAGTGTTACCGTGGTGTCTGCCCGGGCCGGTTTAGCCGATGCGCTGGCCACCGCGGTGTTCGTGCTGGGGCCCAAGGCAGGACTGGCGCTGCTGGAACGTTACCCGCGAACCTGGGGGCTGGTGGTTGCCGCGGACGGCAGCACGCTGATCAGTCCCGGCTTGCGGGAACGGGTTGCCTGGCCATGACCCTGCCGACGCGGTTGACGATCTGGGATGGCGGTCTTATGGGCATATTGCTCCTCGCTGCCCTGGTTGCCTGGCCGCTGATGCGCGGTCCCGAAGGTGCCAGGGTGATCGTGGAACGTGACGGACGGGTGCTTTTCTCCGCCCCGCTCGATACCCACCGACGGGTGTCCCTGGATGGCCCTTACGGTCCCACGGTGGTGCTGGTGGAGCAAGGACAGGTCCGGATCGAGTCATCCTCCTGTCCCCGTCACCTGTGCCAACGGCAGGGTTCCATTCAAAGACAGGGGCAGATGCTCGTCTGCCTGCCTAACAGGTTGCTGGTTCGTATCTGCGGTCCGGCAACGGATGCAAACGACTATGACTTTCTCAGCCGCTGAGCGCCATCAAACCCGCCGCGAGGTTCAGCTGGCCCTGTTCAGCGCGCTGGCCATCGGGGTGCATACCCTGGAAGTGCTGCTGCCATCACCGTTGCCCTGGTTGCGTTTGGGCCTTGCCAACATCCTGACCCTTTGCGCCCTGTTCCTGTACGGCGGTCGCGCCGCCTGGCTGGTAACTTTTACACGCATCGGCATCGGCAGTCTGCTGCTCGGCACGCTCTTTTCTCCGACCTTTTTTCTGGCTCTGGCCGGTGGTACGATCGCTACAGCCCTGATGACGACCGCCCATGTTTTGGCCGGTTGTCGTCTCAGCCCCGTCGGTGTGTCGCTGCTGGGGGCGGTGGGGCACTTGTTCGGGCAACTGCTGGTGGCCGGCTGGCTGCTGCAGCACGACGGATTGTGGCGGTTGTTGCCGCTGTTACTCGTGCTGGGCCTGGTTACCGGAACCATAAACGGCCTGGCTGCCAATCTTCTGCTGCAGCGGCTGCGGTCGCACTTTACACACGAGGAGGCAGCCGGGCTTCGGAATGAATCACCGGCTAAATCGGTAAATCGATCCGTATTTCCGTGAATTTCTGAGCGACAAAGGCACTGTTCGCCTGCGAATTTACGACAATCTGTTCGCGATTTTCATTTTCCGCTTCGGCCTCCACGTCCACCTGTTTCCGAATCGATCTCACTGACCTTCCTTGTTCGACAAGAGGCTCGTATGCGCCGATTGCGCTTTTTACTGCCTTATTTCAAACCGTACCGGTCGATTCTTCTGGCCGGATTGCTGTGGCTGCTGGTGACCGATGTGTTGGGCCTTTTGGGGCCCTGGCTGCTTAAGGTCGGGATCGATGCCGTACAGCAGCACCGTGCGCAGACTCTGTACGGTGCCGGACTGCTGCTGGCGGTCATGGCGTTGCTGCGCTATGCCACCCGCAGTCGATCCCGCCATTGTTTTCTGCACACCGCCTGCCGCCTGGAAAACGATTTGCGTCAGCATCTACTGGCTCGCCTGCTCCAGCAGGGCGGGTCTTTTTTCGACCGTTATCGCACCGGGGATTTGTTGTCCCGGTTCACCAACGATATAGGCAATCTGCGTACTCTGGCCGGTTTCGGGCTGATGATCTTTGTCAATACGTTGATGGTGTATGGCATGACCCTGGTTGTTTTACTGGGCATGTCGCCGGTTCTGACCCTGGTTGCGTTGTTGCCCTATCCCCTGCTGTTTTTGCTGACCCGCTATCTGTCCAGTCGCCTGCTGGCAGCTTCAGCCAAGGTTCAACGAGGCCTGGGCCAGGTCAGCGAGACGCTGGAGGAGGGCATCGGCGGTCACGCCGTGATTCGCAGTTATGGCCTGCGGAGCTTGCGCGGCGCATATTTCGACACCCTCAACGAACGTTATCTGCACGCCAGCCTGGTTTTGGCCCGGTTGCGCAATGCCATCGGTCCCAGCATGGCGCTTATCGCACCGCTGGGCACTTTGTTGGTCTTGTACTTCGGCGGCCGCAGGGTCATCGATCAACAGCTGTCCCTGGGAGAACTGGTGGCGTTTAATGCCTATCTGGTGCAACTGACCATGCCGACGCTGATGCTCGGCTGGATACTGGGGTTGGTCCAGCGCGGTGCCGCCAGCGCCGAGCGTCTGGCGGATATTCTGCAGTTGCAGCAGCCGCCCAAAGGGCTGCCTATTGCGCAGCGGCAAGGTCCGCCAGCGGTGTGCTTTCGCAACCTGACCTTCGGTTATGTCGACAAGCCGGTATTACGGGATTTGCAGCTGGAGGTGGCGCCCGGCAGTCTGATCGGTGTGGCCGGCCCGACAGGTTCCGGTAAAAGTACCCTGCTGCGATTGCTGGCCGGGCTCTATGTTCCTGAGCCGGAACAGTTGTTCATAGATGGTCGGGATCTGACCCAACTGGATGGCGGGGCATACCGGCAGCGGGTCGCCATGGTGCCCCAGGAGGGTCGATTGTTCTCCGGCTCGCTGCGGGATAATTTGCTGTACGCCGTGCCCGATGCCGATGACAATCTGTTGCAAAAGGTGGTCGAGGCCGTCTGCCTGCAGGATGACATCGCGGGTTTTGCGCAAGGATTTGACACCCGTGTCGGGGAAGGCGGCCAGGCACTGTCCGGGGGGCAGCGCCAGCGGGTTTGCCTCGGCCGGGCTCTGGCCAGGGATGCCGGTCTGTGGTTGCTGGATGATCCTTTCAGCCATCTTGATGCCGCCACGGCGCAATCCGTATGGCGGCAGCTTCGGCGATGGCTGGTCGGGAAAACCGTTTTTCTGGCCTCGGGACAGGCCTCTTTGCTGGCGGGGGCGGATCGCATCGTGGTGCTGGATGCCGGACGATTGGTGGAATCCGGGACCTATGATGCCTTGCGTGCGCAAAAAGGGGTGTACGCCCGGTTGTTGGAAAAAGAACGACTACAGCGTGAACTGGAGGGCTTGTCGTGAGGCGCGGAATGTTCGATATGGACGAAGTCACCGGACGTCATCTCGATTGGAGCCTGTTCCGGCGGTTTGTGCGTCTGATACGCCCCTATCGCGTTGCCGCCGTGCTGGCCATGGTTCTGTTGCCGATGGCCACGGCGGCGCGTCTGGTACAGCCTTTTTTGGTAAAGATCGCCATCGACAACCATATCGTGCCCGGCCGACTGGCCGGTCTGGCACAGGTCGCGGCACTGTTTCTGGCGGCAGCGTGTGTCGAGAGTCTGCTCGGTTTCTGGCAGGGCTATCTGGCGCAGGGCGTGGGGCAGAAGATTACCGCGGATTTGCGTAGCCGGGGGTTCCGGCACCTGTTGCGTTTGCCGGTAGAGTATTTTGACCATCATCCGTCCGGCCGCCTGGTGACACGTCTTACCAGCGATGTTGAGAATGTGGGCGAACTGTTCGGTTCGGGGGTCGCGGCCGCCTTCGGGGAAGTCTTTTCCCTGGTGTTCGTGGTGGCAGCCATGCTGTGGCTGAGTCCGACTCTGACCCTGGTGGCATTTGCCCTGTTGCCGCTGCTGGGGATGGTGCTGTTGCTGTTCCGGCGCCGCATGCGCCAGGCCATGCGCCAGGTGCGGGCGCGCCTGGCCGAGCTTAACGGCTATCTGGCGGAACGTATCGCCGGGGTCGGCACGGTGCGCCTGTTCGGACAGGAACAGCGGACCCTGACCGAATTCGCGGACCTGCAGGAGGATTATCGAAGCTGTTCTTTTGCCGCCATTCGCTGGGACGTATTCCTGTTCAGCGCCTTGGAAACCATTGCCGCACTGGCTATCGCCGGAGTGCTTTGGCGCGGCGGGTTGTCGGCAATGGAAGGGGTCGCCACTTTCGGTACCCTGGTCGCCTTTCTCGAGTATGTCCAGCGGTTTTTTGCTCCGCTGCGCAAGCTGAGCGGCCAATATTCCCTGTTGCAGGCCAGCAACGCGTCTTTGGAGCGTATCTTCGGGTTGCTCGATCAGCAGGTCGAAGCCGGCGGCGTCAAACTTCGCGGACAGGGACGCGGCGCCTTGCATTTCGACCGGGTGTGCTTCAGTTATGACGGTCGCGATGCGGTGCTTACCGATCTGGAACTGGACGTCGCACCGGGGGAGATGATCGGCATTGTGGGGGATACGGGCAGCGGCAAAACGACCCTCGGCCGTCTGTTGTTGAAATTTTACACCCCGACCCGGGGACAAATTCTGCTTGACGGCCAGCAGCTTGACGCACTCGATCCGACCGAGGTGCGTCGTCGCATCGGTTGGGTTTCCCAGGAGCCCTTTTTGTTCGCCGGAACGGTGCGGGACAACCTTGATCCCATGGGGCGTCTTTCCGATGCGCAGTTGCGGGAATTACTGGAACGCTGCGGCGCCTGGGCGGTGGTGGAGGGGCTCGGGGGATTGCAGGGGGAGTTGATGGAGCGCGGACGCAACCTTTCGGCGGGAGAACGCCAGTTGTTATGCCTGGTGCGCGCCCTGGCCGCCGACCCTGCCATTTTACTTTTCGACGAGGCGACCAGCCGCCTGGATGCGGCTACCGAAGCTGTTGTGCAGCAGCAGATGGAACGCTCCCGGCATGGTCGTACGGTGCTGGTTATCGCCCATCGATTGCGTTCGGTACAACGGGCTGATCGCATCGTGCTGCTGCATCGGGGTCGGATTCGTGAAATCGGGACGCATTCCGAACTGCTGGCACGGCAGGGGCTGTACGCGCGGCTATGGCGCTTGCAGCGTCTTGACCTTAACGCCGCACCGGTGCGGTAACGCGGGTTTGCAGGTATATCCGGCTCTTTCGGAAGGTCGGATGCAAGCCAGGCATCAGCCCTCGGGCGCAATGCTGCGCCGGCGGATATAACGGCAGATGGCGAGTAGCTCCGTCAGGTTGAGGGAGAGAAACTGCAGACCCATGCCGGCCGGCAGGTTTTTGTTGACGGGGTTCTGGGCGTCGTTTACCCAGGCTACGCTGGCCTGGCAGGCGATATGCCTGGTGGTGCCGGGCAGAACGAATTCGAGGTGCAATCGTTGCTCGACGGGCAACGGCCGTACGGTTTCGATAAACATACCCCCGCTACACAGGTTGACGCACGCGCCGGTCTGCCTTTCGCCGGGCGCATCGCCATAGGATACTTCCAGGCACATGGGAATGCGCGGAAAGGTACGGTAGGTCAACCCCAGGATGCGGCGTGCCGCAGCCATCAGCAGATGTTTGCTCAACGGTTTGAACAGAATATCCGCGCAGCGCGCCTTGAGACACCGGTTGAGCTCCTTGGGTTCCTGGCTTTCCACCATCAGCACCACCGGAATATGCCGCAATTGCCGTTCCTTGTTAAGGCGGCGGCAGAATTCGTCTCCCGGCATGCCTGCGGCGTTAAGATCCATCATCACCAGGTTAGGCCAGGCCTGATCCAGTTCCTTCCATGCCGCGGCGCCATCTTCGACCACCTGCAGGGAAAATCCTTCCTGTCGGGCAAAATCCCTGTCCGATTCGAAATATGGCAACAAATCGCGGGTGATCAGTACTTTGAGGATATCGGGCATGTGCACCTCCGGTTTGAAACCGCTCCATCATTGTTACATACTTAAGTATAAATATTCTGGCGGGTTAGCCAAGTCTTGGGC
This DNA window, taken from Syntrophotalea carbinolica DSM 2380, encodes the following:
- a CDS encoding LolA family protein; amino-acid sequence: MTKPAMLHVFCLLLLAAWVCPAVHAESARLETVTAALQAPFQNQTKHNRIRDFQADFTQEAYLGSLDQVQTASGRVIVRLAPCQGSSAWFRWEYLLPDPQLIVSDGSTVWVYMPENRQVMESPMPAEGKAGTDNPLAFLTDLGNLNRQFAVTWGEPRQSPEGHYRLLLRPLQPSAYLEQLLLEVDKAVVDGQTGYPLRAATLFGSGGNRTTIRFSTPLLNQNPERALFHFTPPAGTEVLRPEQGAFGQ
- a CDS encoding chemotaxis protein CheW, whose product is MARTLLLASGRSLFGLDIRDVREVLKGEPVHQVPLAPAGLLGAINVHDTVVPVIDFGRLLGRDHAPVDQVVVLESHPLALAVTAVHGLCTPVLCLPGGIVHPWVHEVFISSRGIAGLIDAVVLQQTLQRWLTPAGCMTSASRPDRI
- a CDS encoding FAD:protein FMN transferase; its protein translation is MSRYRLLAIVLLWFGVAAAFWHVLQDREQPLIRTRLLLGTVVEITVYDPHPQRYIEDVEAAFAEMASLQALTDGSRRDSDVAHLSESVGAVKVAPETLDILAEGVQVGQASGGAFDMTLGRLKALWGFGSAHPRRPSAEEIRAALVGTGPGMLVVDKGEVVKRSDARIDLGGIAKGYIIDRAVAVLEQAGVQCAAVNAGGDLRLIGRRAGPWRIGIRHPRQADALLATLVLPEPMAIVTSGDYERFFEQNGKRYHHLFDPDTGLPAERCQSVTVVSARAGLADALATAVFVLGPKAGLALLERYPRTWGLVVAADGSTLISPGLRERVAWP
- the rimO gene encoding 30S ribosomal protein S12 methylthiotransferase RimO → MISLGCAKNLVDAEVMLGYLPQDRFEITTDEAQADIIIVNTCGFISDAKEESVETLLEAIEYKKSGNCTLLVVTGCLSQRYAEDMAKELPEVDILLGTGDVPRILELIEAHDRGEDVRQSVGLPQYLYDHTTPRVASSPFYSTYVKIAEGCNNLCSYCIIPQLRGPLRSRSIASVVAEVERLVAAGAQEVNLIAQDITAFGADRHDGASLEGLLRELVKISELRWLRLLYAYPDGISDELIELVATEEKICSYFDVPLQHIDDRVLARMNRRVGEDTIRDLIHRMRQRIPDLTLRTSFIVGFPGETDAEFAKLLAFVEEGHFDRVGVFRYSREEDTPAASLPDQVPEGVKKSRYNKLMKAQQRVSFRRNRALIGRVEPVLVEGYSEETELLLSGRSIRQAPDVDGQVYITAGQADVGQIVPLRITDSSEYDLIGEIVDESDE
- a CDS encoding chemotaxis protein CheA; the protein is MNQHQYLQIFLDESREHLLGMQHWLEVLAEQPQNRQGLDALFRSVHSIKGMAASMGFRRLAAMAHAMEDGLDRLRRSGRLPAEAVTQLQQGVDDLEQRLADVVAGRPERDDTDQVVPSQECLQHLCIRMPEAAVSRWLLLINELMRLGTLQNCRPEPDTIAEGTLPEVLELDLLCSCTVEEIAQRCRQVSPGIDVQGICASGPAPDMPVHHGVGQATVRVSTRLLDRFVGLTGELLTARHRLQESLQKGQAQEIEDSALLLDRLLADLRHQVLDARMVPLEAVTATLPRLVRELCRKTGKDIQLKLDGTEVHLDRAILEALSDPLQHMVRNAVDHGIEDRGTITISAQRDRDRVTLDVRDDGRGLDRERLAARARDMGFCEAGQAAGMSDAALLQLICQPGFTTASRLTEISGRGIGMDVVRHTIDKLGGSLQLVSEPDQGVCFRFILPLTVSIVPVLLVEAGGQTVALPVMWIEQTLDIPARQLVAAGGDHVAELEDRRLPVYFLSNLLGRPTAGQGTGSSIVCELRGGEAGLVVDAVAGQQDVFVKPLSFPLNHIQGLSGATILGDGRIIFLLDPCALLLSYRSQATKGDML
- a CDS encoding YajQ family cyclic di-GMP-binding protein yields the protein MPSFDIVSKVDMQEIDNAVNQALKEILQRYDFKGTHNEIKLENEAIVLLGADDYKLDAVIDVLKGKLAKRNVSPKCLDFGKKEPASGTAVRQRVAIVQGISKEKGKEICKLIKNSKLKVQAQIMDDQVRVSGKKIDDLQSVIQLLKGQDVGIELQFINMRS
- a CDS encoding ABC transporter ATP-binding protein, which translates into the protein MRRLRFLLPYFKPYRSILLAGLLWLLVTDVLGLLGPWLLKVGIDAVQQHRAQTLYGAGLLLAVMALLRYATRSRSRHCFLHTACRLENDLRQHLLARLLQQGGSFFDRYRTGDLLSRFTNDIGNLRTLAGFGLMIFVNTLMVYGMTLVVLLGMSPVLTLVALLPYPLLFLLTRYLSSRLLAASAKVQRGLGQVSETLEEGIGGHAVIRSYGLRSLRGAYFDTLNERYLHASLVLARLRNAIGPSMALIAPLGTLLVLYFGGRRVIDQQLSLGELVAFNAYLVQLTMPTLMLGWILGLVQRGAASAERLADILQLQQPPKGLPIAQRQGPPAVCFRNLTFGYVDKPVLRDLQLEVAPGSLIGVAGPTGSGKSTLLRLLAGLYVPEPEQLFIDGRDLTQLDGGAYRQRVAMVPQEGRLFSGSLRDNLLYAVPDADDNLLQKVVEAVCLQDDIAGFAQGFDTRVGEGGQALSGGQRQRVCLGRALARDAGLWLLDDPFSHLDAATAQSVWRQLRRWLVGKTVFLASGQASLLAGADRIVVLDAGRLVESGTYDALRAQKGVYARLLEKERLQRELEGLS
- a CDS encoding response regulator — translated: MPDILKVLITRDLLPYFESDRDFARQEGFSLQVVEDGAAAWKELDQAWPNLVMMDLNAAGMPGDEFCRRLNKERQLRHIPVVLMVESQEPKELNRCLKARCADILFKPLSKHLLMAAARRILGLTYRTFPRIPMCLEVSYGDAPGERQTGACVNLCSGGMFIETVRPLPVEQRLHLEFVLPGTTRHIACQASVAWVNDAQNPVNKNLPAGMGLQFLSLNLTELLAICRYIRRRSIAPEG
- a CDS encoding NusG domain II-containing protein encodes the protein MTLPTRLTIWDGGLMGILLLAALVAWPLMRGPEGARVIVERDGRVLFSAPLDTHRRVSLDGPYGPTVVLVEQGQVRIESSSCPRHLCQRQGSIQRQGQMLVCLPNRLLVRICGPATDANDYDFLSR
- a CDS encoding ABC transporter ATP-binding protein, encoding MRRGMFDMDEVTGRHLDWSLFRRFVRLIRPYRVAAVLAMVLLPMATAARLVQPFLVKIAIDNHIVPGRLAGLAQVAALFLAAACVESLLGFWQGYLAQGVGQKITADLRSRGFRHLLRLPVEYFDHHPSGRLVTRLTSDVENVGELFGSGVAAAFGEVFSLVFVVAAMLWLSPTLTLVAFALLPLLGMVLLLFRRRMRQAMRQVRARLAELNGYLAERIAGVGTVRLFGQEQRTLTEFADLQEDYRSCSFAAIRWDVFLFSALETIAALAIAGVLWRGGLSAMEGVATFGTLVAFLEYVQRFFAPLRKLSGQYSLLQASNASLERIFGLLDQQVEAGGVKLRGQGRGALHFDRVCFSYDGRDAVLTDLELDVAPGEMIGIVGDTGSGKTTLGRLLLKFYTPTRGQILLDGQQLDALDPTEVRRRIGWVSQEPFLFAGTVRDNLDPMGRLSDAQLRELLERCGAWAVVEGLGGLQGELMERGRNLSAGERQLLCLVRALAADPAILLFDEATSRLDAATEAVVQQQMERSRHGRTVLVIAHRLRSVQRADRIVLLHRGRIREIGTHSELLARQGLYARLWRLQRLDLNAAPVR
- a CDS encoding Gx transporter family protein yields the protein MTFSAAERHQTRREVQLALFSALAIGVHTLEVLLPSPLPWLRLGLANILTLCALFLYGGRAAWLVTFTRIGIGSLLLGTLFSPTFFLALAGGTIATALMTTAHVLAGCRLSPVGVSLLGAVGHLFGQLLVAGWLLQHDGLWRLLPLLLVLGLVTGTINGLAANLLLQRLRSHFTHEEAAGLRNESPAKSVNRSVFP